A region of Gemmatimonas sp. UBA7669 DNA encodes the following proteins:
- a CDS encoding class I SAM-dependent methyltransferase, with the protein MKRPFGGLDARPSRNSQREAILISTGTEGGKREGSTYVPALGLRVLTPLYDRAVALTTRERRFRGALIAQAVTRPELDILDLGCGTGSLTIGIKRREPSTRIVGVDGDPEVLRIATRKAAAAEVLLAFDCALAHELPYAGASFDRGVSSLFFHHLTWQSKQQAAAEAYRVLRPGGELHVADWGRPSGPTMRALFLIVQALDGVATTRDNVAGRLPELFVAAGFEQVVQEGHVDTSLGTIALYRARRPE; encoded by the coding sequence GTGAAGCGGCCATTCGGCGGACTCGACGCCAGGCCGAGTCGGAACTCCCAACGTGAGGCCATTTTGATCTCGACGGGAACGGAAGGAGGAAAGCGCGAGGGTTCGACGTATGTTCCGGCGCTGGGCCTGCGGGTCCTGACGCCGCTGTACGACCGTGCTGTCGCATTGACGACGCGCGAGCGCCGCTTCCGCGGCGCGCTGATTGCGCAGGCCGTGACGCGACCGGAGCTGGACATCCTTGATCTCGGCTGCGGCACGGGCTCGTTGACGATTGGAATCAAGCGAAGGGAGCCGAGCACTCGCATCGTCGGCGTGGATGGCGATCCCGAGGTCCTCCGGATCGCCACGCGCAAAGCCGCCGCGGCCGAGGTCTTGCTCGCGTTCGACTGCGCACTCGCACACGAGCTGCCGTATGCAGGTGCGTCGTTCGATCGGGGTGTCTCGAGCTTATTCTTCCACCATCTCACCTGGCAGAGCAAGCAGCAGGCAGCGGCGGAAGCGTACCGCGTGTTGCGCCCCGGGGGCGAGTTGCACGTGGCCGACTGGGGGCGCCCGAGCGGTCCCACGATGCGTGCACTGTTTCTCATCGTCCAGGCGCTGGATGGTGTGGCGACCACGCGCGACAACGTCGCGGGTCGGTTGCCGGAGCTGTTCGTGGCGGCTGGATTCGAGCAGGTCGTTCAAGAGGGACACGTGGACACGTCGTTGGGGACAATCGCGCTCTACAGAGCTCGGCGGCCCGAGTAG
- a CDS encoding HD-GYP domain-containing protein, which yields MLAITTLHYAIPTATHAQHQLHIAARKLYFLPVGVAAAWFGLRGSIRATAVMSTMLALHALLRWSSDAMERANQLGEFVTLWIVGAVVGLLFDRERGLLDEIAKAHAAAVTGLVAALDLREHDTGKHSLRVRAYTLLLSRRLGLDAARREAVGLGALLHDVGKIAVPDGILLKSGPLTSAEQAVMREHPAAGYRILCRVGIPAEAAECVLTHHERYDGRGYPQGLSGDAIPVGARIFAVVDAYDALTSVRPYRGAVSHAEAVSTIRAGAGTQFDPRVVAAMMDLGEAAIRRTRRQAESELPT from the coding sequence ATGCTGGCGATCACGACGTTGCACTACGCCATCCCGACGGCAACACACGCGCAGCACCAGCTGCATATCGCGGCGCGCAAGCTCTACTTCTTGCCGGTGGGGGTCGCAGCGGCCTGGTTTGGCCTCCGGGGCTCGATCCGCGCGACCGCCGTGATGAGCACGATGCTGGCGCTGCACGCCTTGCTACGCTGGTCGTCCGACGCCATGGAGCGCGCCAACCAGCTCGGCGAGTTCGTGACGTTGTGGATCGTCGGAGCCGTGGTGGGCCTCCTCTTCGACCGCGAGCGCGGGCTCCTTGACGAGATCGCGAAGGCGCATGCGGCGGCGGTCACGGGGCTGGTGGCGGCGCTCGATTTGCGCGAGCACGACACCGGGAAGCACTCGCTGCGCGTCCGTGCGTACACGCTGCTCTTGTCCCGTCGGCTCGGGCTCGACGCCGCGCGGCGCGAGGCCGTTGGACTCGGTGCGCTGCTGCACGACGTGGGGAAGATTGCCGTGCCGGACGGGATCCTGCTCAAGAGCGGACCCCTGACGTCCGCTGAGCAGGCCGTCATGCGGGAGCATCCGGCCGCGGGGTATCGCATCTTGTGTCGCGTCGGCATCCCGGCGGAGGCGGCCGAGTGCGTCCTAACGCACCACGAACGATACGACGGTCGCGGCTATCCGCAGGGGCTCAGCGGGGACGCGATTCCTGTCGGCGCGCGGATCTTCGCCGTGGTCGATGCGTACGATGCCCTGACGTCGGTCCGTCCGTACCGTGGTGCCGTGTCGCACGCAGAGGCGGTCTCGACGATTCGAGCGGGTGCAGGGACACAGTTCGATCCGCGTGTCGTTGCGGCGATGATGGATCTTGGTGAAGCGGCCATTCGGCGGACTCGACGCCAGGCCGAGTCGGAACTCCCAACGTGA
- a CDS encoding TonB-dependent receptor has translation MRRALLLFATVLLAPIAATTGSAATLAGKVHGIVTDSAGVALPNATVIVAELGRATTTDAEGKFTIRGVPVGDYHLSVMLLGYAPGHLVVRVPAEDSEVLATIRLTATPLRLTAMIVAASPTGTESDRLTQAALELSGRSLSRALGSSVAASLAGEPGVSQRYSGPVATMPVIRGLTGDRILILQDGERAGDLASSAADHGISVDPLAAQRLEVVRGPATLLYGNSALGGVVNVVSNDIPTAVPGHFEGYVATQGETVTPGGAFSAGGTMAVGDRSAVSVRAGLRELGSLRTGGGTTLSGTDSRALNATVGYGLIGERANAGLALRVYDFEYGIPSAPGDPQAGVRLNGRRVGLSGKGGVQLRSRRISYLRVEGTVQDFAQDEIEPGGEVGTSFSLKTQTLNAQAATGFGRVKGALGVQGLFKQYAASGEEALTPGANSVGLGIFLFQEIALSRLRDHDSGTQLQIGARWDRYAISSDAGNAKFGPAQTSAFNNFSGSLGASVRLSDAFSLSGSLASAFRAPTVEELHSNGVHAANGSYDVGNPSLRAERSLGAELIARLRSGRVSAQVAAYSNAISNYVTTDFLSDTIVDGTPMPLARFVQANASLRGVEGSIETRVGEAWVASLSGDLVRGALADGGGPLPFLPPARIGGGLRWELARRFVATDIRHGFKQDRVTGGVDAATAAYTLVNVSAGQQWLVGNVLHRMTLRVDNLADARYFDAASRIKRFAANPGRNVSLIYQLQF, from the coding sequence ATGCGACGCGCACTCCTGTTGTTCGCCACCGTCCTCCTCGCTCCAATCGCCGCAACGACTGGCTCGGCCGCCACGCTGGCGGGCAAGGTCCACGGGATTGTCACCGATTCCGCTGGCGTCGCGCTTCCCAATGCTACGGTGATCGTCGCTGAGCTCGGCCGCGCTACGACGACCGATGCTGAAGGGAAGTTCACCATTCGTGGAGTCCCGGTCGGCGACTATCATCTGAGTGTCATGCTCCTCGGATACGCGCCGGGACATCTGGTGGTGCGCGTGCCGGCCGAGGATTCTGAGGTGCTCGCGACGATTCGCCTCACCGCCACCCCCCTGCGGCTCACGGCGATGATCGTAGCGGCATCGCCCACCGGGACCGAGTCGGACCGTCTCACGCAGGCGGCGCTGGAACTCTCGGGGCGTTCGCTGTCGCGTGCGCTCGGCTCCTCGGTGGCCGCGTCCCTGGCCGGAGAACCCGGTGTGAGTCAGCGCTATTCAGGACCAGTAGCGACGATGCCGGTCATTCGCGGACTCACTGGCGACCGGATCCTCATTCTTCAGGATGGTGAGCGAGCGGGCGACCTCGCGTCTTCGGCTGCGGACCACGGCATCTCTGTAGACCCGCTCGCGGCGCAGCGGTTGGAGGTGGTGCGCGGACCGGCCACACTGCTATACGGCAACAGCGCGCTGGGCGGGGTCGTAAATGTGGTATCGAATGACATTCCGACTGCGGTGCCCGGGCACTTCGAAGGATATGTCGCGACTCAGGGCGAGACAGTCACGCCCGGAGGCGCGTTCAGCGCCGGAGGCACGATGGCCGTCGGCGACCGCAGCGCAGTCTCGGTGCGCGCCGGATTGCGAGAGCTTGGAAGCCTGCGCACCGGGGGTGGCACCACGCTCTCAGGCACCGACTCGCGCGCGCTCAACGCTACGGTCGGATACGGGCTGATCGGCGAGCGGGCGAACGCGGGACTCGCGCTGCGCGTCTACGACTTCGAATACGGGATCCCGTCTGCGCCGGGAGACCCGCAGGCCGGGGTGCGGCTCAATGGTCGGCGCGTCGGCCTGAGCGGCAAGGGGGGCGTGCAGCTACGCTCACGCCGTATTTCGTACCTTCGTGTGGAGGGGACGGTCCAAGACTTCGCGCAGGATGAGATTGAGCCCGGCGGCGAGGTGGGGACCAGCTTCTCCCTTAAGACTCAGACGCTGAACGCGCAGGCGGCGACCGGGTTCGGGCGGGTAAAGGGCGCGCTCGGAGTACAAGGGCTCTTTAAGCAGTACGCGGCGAGCGGAGAGGAGGCTCTTACCCCCGGCGCCAACTCAGTCGGTCTCGGGATCTTCTTGTTCCAAGAGATTGCCCTGTCCCGCCTGCGGGATCACGACTCGGGCACGCAGTTGCAGATTGGGGCGCGATGGGACCGGTACGCAATTTCATCTGACGCGGGGAACGCAAAATTCGGTCCGGCGCAGACGAGCGCTTTCAATAACTTCTCCGGTTCGCTCGGTGCCAGTGTTCGGCTCTCTGACGCATTCAGTCTCAGCGGCTCCCTTGCCAGCGCGTTTCGCGCGCCGACTGTTGAGGAGTTGCACTCCAACGGGGTGCACGCCGCGAATGGGAGCTACGACGTGGGCAACCCATCGCTGCGTGCCGAGCGAAGTCTGGGTGCGGAACTCATTGCGCGCCTGAGGAGCGGGCGCGTGAGCGCGCAGGTCGCCGCGTACAGCAACGCAATCAGCAATTACGTCACAACGGACTTTCTGTCGGACACGATTGTGGATGGCACGCCGATGCCGCTCGCGCGCTTCGTGCAGGCCAACGCGTCGTTGCGCGGCGTGGAGGGCAGCATCGAAACGCGGGTAGGCGAGGCGTGGGTCGCGAGTCTTTCGGGTGACTTGGTGCGAGGGGCATTGGCCGACGGGGGCGGGCCACTCCCTTTCCTGCCGCCTGCCCGGATCGGCGGCGGCCTGCGCTGGGAGCTCGCCCGTCGGTTCGTGGCCACGGACATCCGGCACGGATTCAAGCAGGATCGCGTGACGGGCGGCGTGGACGCTGCGACCGCGGCGTATACGCTGGTGAACGTGAGCGCCGGACAGCAGTGGCTCGTCGGCAACGTCCTACATCGGATGACGCTGCGCGTCGACAATCTTGCGGACGCGCGCTACTTCGACGCGGCGAGTCGGATCAAGCGCTTTGCGGCCAATCCGGGTCGGAACGTGAGTCTGATCTACCAGCTTCAGTTCTGA